One window of the Eucalyptus grandis isolate ANBG69807.140 chromosome 6, ASM1654582v1, whole genome shotgun sequence genome contains the following:
- the LOC104451689 gene encoding uncharacterized protein LOC104451689: MASSIETSKISGHFRSISLPSRRHPLTTTAEEHLSRLRSSEAASSSSSASQILGELKSLYDCIDDLLQLPLTQQVLSHLRSPAEESLDLSLMHLDVCGNVREAFSQTKECIQELKSSLRRRKGGDSSFAVEVEAYINSRKKLNKVISKYLRNLKKEGSKKASHNEATLSILTEAGEISVSVFGSLLGFLALTSASTKPRGWSRVSKLLGPKRVSCDGGKETNEVQGLDALVLSLRSSKDINNQVGDLSKRLEELEASIQEIEDELECIFRRLVKLRVSLLNIVNH, encoded by the coding sequence ATGGCTTCATCAATTGAGACCTCGAAAATTAGTGGCCATTTCCGATCAATCAGCTTGCCTTCTAGGCGCCACCCTCTCACGACAACCGCAGAGGAGCATTTGTCCAGGCTCAGATCATCAGAAGCGGCGTCCTCGTCCTCATCGGCATCCCAAATTTTGGGAGAACTCAAGAGCTTGTATGACTGCATCGATGACTTGCTTCAGTTGCCTCTCACTCAACAGGTTCTTTCCCACCTGAGAAGTCCCGCCGAAGAGTCGTTGGACCTTTCTCTCATGCACTTAGACGTTTGCGGGAACGTGAGGGAAGCTTTCTCACAGACGAAGGAATGTATCCAGGAGCTCAAATCATCTttgagaagaaggaaaggaggaGATTCCAGCTTCGCCGTAGAGGTAGAAGCATACATCAACTCTAGAAAAAAGTTGAACAAAGTAATCAGCAAGTActtgagaaatttgaagaaggaaggCTCTAAGAAGGCCTCTCACAATGAAGCTACCCTCAGCATACTAACTGAAGCTGGAGAGATCAGCGTTTCCGTATTCGGGTCCCTCTTAGGTTTCCTTGCTCTGACAAGTGCAAGCACCAAGCCTAGAGGCTGGTCCCGAGTGTCGAAACTGCTGGGACCTAAACGCGTATCATGTGACGGAGGAAAGGAAACCAATGAAGTGCAAGGCTTGGATGCCCTCGTGCTCTCCCTCAGATCGAGCAAAGACATCAATAATCAAGTAGGCGATCTGTCAAAGCGATTGGAGGAACTAGAGGCGAgcattcaagaaattgaggatgagTTGGAATGCATTTTCAGGCGCCTGGTGAAATTGAGGGTTTCCCTTCTCAACATTGTTAACCACTAG